The Flavobacterium piscisymbiosum genome includes a region encoding these proteins:
- a CDS encoding UDP-N-acetylmuramoyl-L-alanyl-D-glutamate--2,6-diaminopimelate ligase, with amino-acid sequence MKILKDILYKVAIESVTGSTEIDIHKIDFDSRKIEEKDVFVAIRGSLSDGHDYIEKAIQLGAVAVICDTLPENIEKGITYIKVKDTNTALAFMAANYFGNPSEKLKLVGVTGTNGKTTIASLLFQLFQKAGFKVGLLSTVKIMVDETEYKATHTTPDSITINHFLNEMIEAGVTHCFMEVSSHGIHQKRTEALHFVGGVFTNLSHDHLDYHPTFAEYRDVKKSFFDSLPKTAFALSNIDDKNGPVMLQNTVARKFTYALKSYADFKATILESQLSGLLLKVNDNEVWVKLIGTFNAYNVLAIYGTAVELGMDSLEALRLLSDLESVSGRFQYIVSEGNITAIVDYAHTPDALDNVLKTIGDIRTKNEQLITVVGCGGNRDKTKRPIMAKIATDLSDKAILTSDNPRNEDPEVILDEMEKGVEAHNYKKVLRITDRKQAIKTACQLAQPNDIILIAGKGHETYQEINGVRHHFDDMETVKEILNQLNK; translated from the coding sequence GTGAAAATACTGAAAGACATATTATATAAAGTAGCTATTGAGTCTGTAACAGGTTCGACAGAAATCGACATACATAAAATTGATTTTGATTCAAGAAAAATTGAAGAAAAAGATGTTTTTGTAGCGATTCGCGGATCACTTTCTGATGGGCATGATTATATAGAAAAAGCGATTCAATTAGGTGCTGTTGCAGTGATTTGTGATACGTTGCCTGAAAATATTGAAAAAGGCATCACTTATATTAAAGTAAAAGATACGAATACCGCTTTGGCTTTTATGGCCGCTAATTATTTTGGAAATCCTTCCGAAAAATTAAAATTAGTTGGTGTTACTGGTACAAACGGAAAAACAACAATTGCTTCATTATTGTTTCAGTTGTTTCAAAAAGCAGGATTTAAAGTTGGTTTATTATCAACTGTAAAAATCATGGTCGATGAAACGGAATATAAAGCAACGCACACAACGCCGGATTCCATAACAATCAATCATTTTTTAAACGAAATGATCGAAGCCGGAGTAACGCATTGTTTTATGGAGGTAAGTTCACACGGAATTCACCAGAAACGTACAGAAGCATTACATTTTGTGGGTGGAGTTTTTACAAATCTTTCTCACGATCATTTAGATTATCATCCAACGTTCGCAGAATACAGAGATGTAAAAAAATCATTTTTTGATTCGTTGCCAAAAACAGCTTTTGCATTATCGAATATCGATGATAAAAACGGACCTGTAATGTTGCAAAATACCGTAGCCAGAAAATTTACATATGCCTTGAAATCGTATGCTGATTTTAAAGCTACAATATTAGAAAGCCAATTGTCAGGTTTATTATTGAAAGTAAATGACAATGAAGTTTGGGTAAAACTTATTGGAACTTTTAATGCTTACAATGTTTTGGCAATTTACGGAACCGCTGTAGAATTAGGAATGGACAGTCTGGAAGCCTTAAGATTACTATCTGATTTAGAAAGTGTTTCAGGACGTTTTCAATACATTGTTTCCGAAGGAAATATTACGGCAATTGTAGATTATGCTCATACGCCGGATGCTCTGGATAATGTTTTAAAAACGATAGGAGATATTCGCACTAAAAACGAACAATTGATAACAGTTGTGGGTTGCGGCGGAAACAGAGATAAAACAAAAAGACCAATTATGGCTAAAATTGCTACAGATCTTAGTGATAAAGCAATTTTAACTTCTGATAATCCAAGAAACGAAGATCCTGAAGTGATTCTGGATGAAATGGAAAAAGGTGTTGAAGCTCATAATTATAAAAAAGTATTGAGGATTACCGACAGAAAGCAGGCTATAAAAACGGCTTGTCAATTGGCTCAGCCAAATGATATTATTTTAATTGCTGGTAAAGGTCATGAAACCTATCAGGAAATAAATGGTGTTCGTCATCATTTTGATGATATGGAAACTGTAAAAGAAATTTTAAATCAACTAAATAAATAA
- the mraY gene encoding phospho-N-acetylmuramoyl-pentapeptide-transferase yields the protein MLYYLFEYLRKTLDMPGAGVFQYITFRSALAFMLSLLLSTIYGKRIINFLRRQQVGETVRELGLAGQNEKAGTPTMGGLIIIFATLVPVLLFARLQNIYIVLLIVTTLWMGTIGFVDDYIKIFKKDKQGLKGIFKVIGQVGLGLIVGTVLYFNPAVTVRTDTGYNGGVKASSSIVMPAQIEEKSTATTIPFVKNNEFDYAELLAWTGEGYEKWAWLIFIPVVIFIITAVSNGANLTDGIDGLAAGTSAISVLALGIFTFVSGNIIFSNYLNIMYIPNSGEMTVFISAFVGALIGFLWYNSFPASVFMGDTGSLTIGGIIAVLAIAVRKEILIVLFCGIFLAESASVIIQVAYFKYTKRRFGEGRRIFLMSPLHHHYQKKGYHESKIVTRFWIVAIMLAILSIVTLKLR from the coding sequence ATGCTATACTATTTATTTGAATACTTGCGAAAAACGTTAGACATGCCGGGGGCAGGGGTTTTTCAGTACATCACTTTTAGGTCAGCTTTAGCATTCATGCTTTCGTTACTATTATCAACAATTTACGGAAAAAGAATTATTAATTTTTTGCGTAGACAACAAGTTGGTGAAACAGTTCGTGAGCTTGGACTTGCCGGTCAGAATGAAAAAGCAGGAACGCCAACAATGGGAGGTCTGATTATCATTTTTGCGACTCTTGTACCAGTGTTGTTGTTTGCTCGTTTACAAAACATTTATATCGTATTGCTTATCGTAACTACATTATGGATGGGAACCATTGGTTTTGTAGATGATTATATCAAGATATTCAAAAAAGACAAGCAAGGTCTTAAAGGAATTTTTAAAGTTATTGGTCAGGTTGGTTTAGGTCTTATTGTGGGAACAGTACTTTATTTTAATCCTGCCGTTACAGTGCGAACAGATACAGGTTATAACGGAGGAGTAAAAGCATCTTCTTCGATAGTTATGCCTGCACAAATAGAGGAAAAGTCTACAGCAACGACAATTCCTTTTGTAAAAAACAATGAATTTGATTACGCTGAATTATTGGCATGGACAGGTGAAGGTTACGAAAAATGGGCTTGGTTAATTTTTATTCCGGTGGTTATTTTTATCATCACAGCGGTTTCAAACGGAGCTAATTTAACAGATGGTATAGATGGTCTTGCCGCAGGAACTTCGGCAATATCGGTCTTGGCACTCGGAATATTCACGTTTGTATCGGGAAATATTATTTTTTCTAATTATCTGAATATTATGTACATCCCCAATTCGGGAGAGATGACGGTCTTTATATCGGCATTTGTCGGGGCGCTAATTGGTTTTCTTTGGTACAATTCCTTTCCTGCATCCGTGTTTATGGGAGATACAGGAAGTTTGACGATTGGAGGAATCATTGCTGTTTTAGCAATTGCAGTTCGTAAAGAAATATTGATTGTATTATTCTGTGGAATTTTCCTTGCAGAAAGTGCTTCGGTAATTATTCAGGTAGCTTATTTTAAATATACAAAAAGACGTTTTGGCGAAGGCCGAAGAATTTTTCTGATGTCGCCATTGCATCATCATTATCAGAAAAAAGGATATCACGAAAGTAAAATTGTGACCAGATTCTGGATTGTTGCCATCATGTTAGCCATATTATCAATTGTTACTTTAAAATTAAGATAA
- a CDS encoding four helix bundle protein, whose amino-acid sequence MKENIIQEKSFLFAVRVVNLYKYLTNTKKEFVLSKQLLRSGTSIGANIEESIGGRSDKEFLFKLEISYKEARETIYWLKLLKATDYISANEFESVHKEAEEICKILAKIIITLKGKT is encoded by the coding sequence ATGAAGGAGAATATTATTCAAGAGAAGTCATTTCTCTTTGCGGTTAGGGTAGTCAATTTATATAAATACCTAACTAATACAAAAAAGGAGTTTGTTTTAAGTAAACAACTTTTAAGATCGGGGACTTCAATTGGAGCAAACATTGAAGAGTCGATTGGAGGACGTTCTGATAAAGAGTTTCTGTTTAAGCTTGAGATTTCATATAAAGAAGCCAGAGAAACGATTTATTGGTTGAAATTATTGAAAGCAACAGATTATATTTCTGCAAATGAGTTCGAAAGTGTTCATAAAGAAGCAGAAGAAATATGTAAAATATTAGCGAAAATTATAATAACCTTAAAAGGGAAAACGTGA
- the murD gene encoding UDP-N-acetylmuramoyl-L-alanine--D-glutamate ligase, whose protein sequence is MRLVVLGGGESGVGTAILGKKQGYEVFVSDFGKIKESYKEVLIINKIAWEEEKHTEDLILNADVVMKSPGIPEKSPIVQKLIAAGIKVISEIEFAKPFTEALTIGITGSNGKTTTTMLTHHLLKSAGLNVGLGGNIGKSFAWQVAENKYDAYVLELSSFQLDGIIDYRPDIAIITNISPDHLDRYEYKYQNYIDSKFRITMNQTESDYLIYDADDEAIAEWLKNNKTKAKLIPFSLTEKFDEGASINNNKMEIKINQEEFTMETEYIALEGKHNMKNAMAASSVAKLMQIRNATIRESLSNFQGVEHRLEKVLKIQNVQYINDSKATNVNATFFALDSMNVPTVWIVGGVDKGNDYNELMSLVREKVKAIICLGVDNHKIINAFGNVVDIMVEVNNMNDAVKTAQRLTEKGDAVLLSPACASFDLFENYEDRGKQFKQAVHNL, encoded by the coding sequence ATGAGGTTAGTAGTACTTGGCGGAGGAGAAAGTGGCGTTGGAACGGCTATTCTCGGAAAGAAACAAGGGTACGAAGTTTTTGTATCAGATTTTGGAAAAATAAAAGAGAGCTATAAAGAAGTTCTTATCATTAATAAAATTGCTTGGGAAGAAGAAAAACATACAGAAGACCTGATTTTGAATGCCGACGTGGTAATGAAAAGTCCGGGAATTCCAGAGAAATCTCCCATAGTACAAAAACTGATTGCTGCCGGAATTAAAGTCATTTCGGAAATTGAGTTCGCTAAACCTTTTACAGAAGCATTGACTATCGGGATTACAGGTAGTAACGGTAAAACCACCACCACGATGTTAACGCATCACTTGTTGAAATCAGCAGGTTTGAATGTTGGTTTAGGAGGTAACATCGGAAAAAGTTTTGCCTGGCAGGTAGCCGAAAATAAATACGATGCCTACGTTCTTGAATTAAGCAGTTTTCAGCTCGACGGAATTATAGATTACAGGCCGGATATTGCCATAATTACGAATATTAGCCCGGATCATTTAGACCGGTACGAATATAAATATCAAAATTACATCGATTCAAAGTTTCGAATAACAATGAATCAGACCGAAAGCGATTATCTTATTTACGATGCAGATGATGAGGCAATTGCAGAATGGTTAAAAAATAACAAAACAAAAGCAAAATTAATTCCTTTTTCATTGACTGAAAAATTTGATGAAGGGGCTTCTATAAATAACAACAAAATGGAAATAAAGATCAACCAAGAAGAGTTTACAATGGAAACAGAATACATTGCGTTAGAAGGAAAACATAACATGAAAAACGCAATGGCAGCAAGCTCTGTAGCGAAATTGATGCAAATTAGAAATGCAACAATCCGCGAAAGTTTATCTAATTTTCAAGGTGTTGAACACCGTTTAGAAAAAGTTCTAAAAATTCAGAATGTACAGTATATCAACGATTCGAAAGCAACAAATGTAAACGCTACTTTCTTTGCTTTAGACAGCATGAATGTGCCAACGGTTTGGATTGTTGGAGGTGTTGATAAAGGAAACGACTATAACGAATTGATGTCATTGGTTCGCGAAAAAGTAAAAGCTATTATTTGCCTTGGAGTTGATAATCATAAAATTATCAATGCTTTTGGTAACGTAGTAGATATAATGGTTGAAGTAAATAACATGAACGACGCGGTAAAAACTGCACAACGTTTAACAGAAAAAGGTGATGCTGTTTTATTATCTCCAGCCTGCGCAAGTTTCGATTTGTTCGAAAATTACGAAGACAGAGGAAAGCAATTTAAGCAAGCAGTACACAATTTATAA
- a CDS encoding four helix bundle protein, giving the protein MTTDEMKMRTKKFSLMIIDLAEKMPNTNVIRSITNQIVRNGTSVGANYRAVCRARSDREFVAKMNIVLEEADETLFWLEIIKEKMWITKSELEMIWKEGNELTAIFVSSLKTVNNRINNKPKV; this is encoded by the coding sequence ATGACGACGGATGAGATGAAGATGAGAACAAAGAAGTTCTCTTTGATGATAATTGATTTAGCGGAAAAAATGCCTAATACAAATGTGATTAGGTCAATTACAAATCAAATTGTAAGAAATGGAACATCGGTTGGAGCTAATTATCGAGCAGTTTGTCGTGCCAGAAGTGATAGGGAATTTGTAGCTAAAATGAATATAGTTTTAGAAGAAGCTGATGAAACTTTATTTTGGTTAGAAATTATAAAAGAAAAAATGTGGATTACTAAATCTGAATTAGAAATGATTTGGAAAGAAGGAAATGAGTTAACAGCCATTTTCGTTAGTAGTTTAAAAACAGTAAACAACAGAATCAATAATAAACCGAAGGTTTGA
- a CDS encoding FtsW/RodA/SpoVE family cell cycle protein — MKELVNKLKGDRVIWSFVALLALFSFMPVFSASSNLAYIGHGTGNTLGYLVKHLAHICIGFLIIYWVHRIPYHYFRAISKVALPVVWFLLLYTLLKGTVIAGANASRWIQVPFIGITFQTSTLAASILFIYVARYLSKTREENEPFQTSLIQLWLPVFITLALILPANFSTTALIFSMVIMLTFIGRYPLKYIGFIIGSGIGMLLFFLLVAKAFPDSRFFSRVSTWESRIMNFTTDKPDEDDYQIEKAKIAIASGKLGGLGPGKSVQKNFLPQSSSDFIYAIIVEEYGLVGGVAILVLYLLLLFRFVIASHKANTLFGKLVVVGLGFPMIFQAMINMAVAVELLPVTGQTLPLISSGGSSIWMTCFSLGIIISVTKKEEEIAEEQEEKERRKEALQRLIDKELAEEDLVATEKEPVYEEEGMYSIEDNSRNPMNAVLNK, encoded by the coding sequence ATGAAAGAGCTAGTTAACAAATTAAAAGGAGATAGGGTAATATGGTCATTCGTGGCTTTATTGGCGCTGTTTTCGTTTATGCCTGTTTTTAGTGCGAGTAGTAATTTGGCGTATATAGGACATGGAACCGGAAATACACTGGGGTATTTAGTAAAACATCTGGCTCACATTTGTATTGGTTTCCTCATTATATATTGGGTACACAGGATTCCGTATCATTATTTTAGAGCAATTTCAAAAGTGGCGTTGCCTGTAGTTTGGTTCTTGCTGTTGTATACATTGCTAAAAGGAACTGTAATTGCTGGAGCAAATGCAAGTCGTTGGATTCAGGTGCCATTTATAGGTATTACGTTTCAAACATCTACTTTGGCGGCTAGTATATTGTTTATTTATGTTGCGCGTTATTTGTCAAAAACCAGAGAAGAAAATGAACCGTTTCAAACGTCATTGATACAGCTTTGGTTGCCTGTTTTTATAACATTAGCATTGATATTACCGGCTAACTTTTCGACCACAGCGTTGATATTTTCGATGGTCATTATGTTGACATTTATTGGTAGATATCCGCTTAAATATATTGGTTTTATAATTGGTTCAGGAATCGGAATGTTGTTGTTTTTCCTTTTGGTGGCAAAAGCTTTTCCGGATTCGAGATTCTTTAGCAGGGTATCAACCTGGGAAAGTCGTATTATGAACTTTACCACAGATAAGCCGGATGAAGATGATTATCAAATCGAGAAAGCAAAGATTGCCATTGCATCAGGAAAATTAGGAGGATTAGGACCTGGGAAAAGTGTTCAGAAAAACTTTTTGCCACAGTCGTCTTCAGATTTTATCTATGCGATTATTGTCGAAGAATATGGCTTGGTTGGCGGAGTGGCCATTTTGGTTTTATACTTATTGTTATTGTTCAGATTCGTAATTGCATCGCATAAAGCCAATACGCTATTTGGGAAGTTAGTCGTCGTCGGGTTAGGTTTTCCGATGATATTTCAGGCGATGATCAATATGGCAGTTGCGGTCGAATTATTACCAGTAACGGGACAAACCCTTCCGCTGATTAGTAGTGGAGGTAGTTCGATCTGGATGACGTGTTTCTCTCTTGGAATTATCATTAGTGTAACTAAAAAAGAAGAAGAAATCGCTGAAGAACAGGAAGAAAAAGAAAGAAGAAAAGAAGCGCTTCAGAGATTAATCGATAAAGAATTGGCCGAAGAAGATTTAGTTGCTACTGAAAAAGAACCGGTTTATGAAGAAGAAGGAATGTATTCGATAGAAGATAATTCCAGAAATCCAATGAATGCAGTTTTAAATAAATAG
- the murG gene encoding undecaprenyldiphospho-muramoylpentapeptide beta-N-acetylglucosaminyltransferase translates to MTNYKFILSGGGTGGHIYPAIAIANELKMQFPDAEFLFVGAQDKMEMQKVPQAGYEIKGLWIAGLQRKLTLQNLMFPLKLATSLLESRRIIKQFKPNVVIGTGGFASGPLLQAAGGAGIPTVIQEQNSFPGITNKLLSKKANAICVAYGNLERFFPKEKIVLTGNPVRQDLIDIESKRDEAIAFYGLDPNKKTLLVLGGSLGARRVNQLIEKELQNMLSQDVQIIWQCGKLYFEEYKKHNQQHVRVVDFIERMDFVYAAADVIISRAGASSVSELCIVGKPVIFIPSPNVAEDHQTKNAQAIVDAKGAILLKESELDSQFSIVFEALMKDQGKQKQLSDNIKKLAMPNATKVIVDQIKKLL, encoded by the coding sequence ATGACAAATTATAAATTCATATTAAGCGGTGGCGGAACAGGAGGACATATCTATCCTGCAATTGCTATTGCTAATGAATTAAAAATGCAATTCCCTGATGCTGAGTTTCTTTTTGTAGGAGCTCAGGACAAAATGGAAATGCAAAAAGTGCCTCAGGCAGGTTATGAAATCAAAGGACTCTGGATCGCGGGTTTGCAAAGAAAATTAACCTTGCAAAATTTGATGTTTCCGCTAAAATTGGCAACAAGTTTGCTAGAGTCAAGACGAATTATAAAACAGTTCAAGCCTAATGTGGTAATAGGAACGGGAGGTTTTGCCAGCGGACCATTATTACAGGCAGCCGGAGGGGCGGGAATACCAACAGTAATTCAGGAGCAAAATTCATTTCCGGGAATTACCAATAAATTGTTGAGCAAAAAAGCCAATGCAATTTGTGTGGCATACGGAAATTTAGAGCGTTTTTTTCCTAAAGAAAAAATTGTCTTAACAGGAAATCCGGTTCGTCAGGATTTAATCGATATCGAAAGTAAACGCGATGAAGCAATCGCTTTTTATGGTTTAGATCCTAATAAAAAAACATTACTGGTTTTGGGCGGAAGCTTAGGTGCAAGAAGAGTGAACCAGTTAATCGAGAAAGAATTACAAAATATGCTTTCGCAAGATGTTCAGATCATCTGGCAATGCGGAAAGTTATATTTTGAAGAATATAAAAAACACAATCAACAACATGTAAGAGTAGTTGATTTTATCGAAAGAATGGATTTTGTATATGCTGCAGCAGATGTGATTATCTCACGAGCAGGAGCATCATCAGTATCGGAACTATGTATTGTTGGGAAACCGGTAATTTTTATTCCGTCGCCAAATGTAGCCGAAGATCATCAAACTAAAAATGCTCAGGCAATAGTAGATGCAAAAGGGGCTATTTTGTTGAAAGAATCAGAATTAGACAGTCAGTTTAGTATTGTTTTTGAAGCTTTGATGAAAGATCAGGGAAAACAAAAACAATTAAGCGATAACATCAAAAAGCTGGCAATGCCAAATGCAACGAAAGTGATTGTAGATCAGATTAAAAAGTTGTTATAA
- the murC gene encoding UDP-N-acetylmuramate--L-alanine ligase, whose amino-acid sequence MNLNQIQNVYFIGIGGIGMSALARYFKNIGKQVSGYDKTPSMLTSELIESGIDIHFEDNISLIPSDYFVENTLVIFTPAVPVTHSEWHYFIERNYEIKKRAEVLGIITKDTFSFAVAGTHGKTTTSSILGHILYESGADVTAFVGGIVENYNSNLIGNGKTVTVVEADEFDRSFLHLHPNIACITSMDADHLDIYGTSEAIEASFVEFASKVEDKNKLFITKELPLKGVQCAINEDAVYKAFNVRIEDGSYVFDVQTPSEIMKDLHFGLPGKHNLMNGLMAIAMAKTFGTPTDLIAKAIASFNGIRRRFSYQIKSEKLVYIDDYAHHPTEINAVHQAVRELYPDRKVLAIFQPHLFSRTRDFADGFAESLSQFDEVFLMDIYPARELPMEGITSQWLLGKMTNSNKKIVAKSDLLAEIKASDAPIIVTIGAGDIGEMVPSIKKMLNENI is encoded by the coding sequence ATGAATTTAAATCAGATACAGAACGTTTATTTTATTGGCATTGGAGGCATCGGAATGAGTGCTCTGGCCCGCTATTTTAAAAATATCGGGAAGCAGGTTTCTGGTTACGACAAAACGCCATCGATGTTAACGAGCGAATTGATTGAAAGCGGTATTGATATTCATTTTGAAGATAATATTAGTCTAATTCCTTCTGATTATTTTGTAGAAAACACTTTGGTAATTTTTACGCCGGCAGTCCCTGTTACACATTCTGAATGGCATTATTTTATCGAAAGAAATTACGAAATAAAAAAACGCGCCGAAGTTTTAGGAATTATTACCAAAGACACTTTTAGTTTTGCGGTTGCCGGAACACACGGAAAAACAACTACGTCAAGTATTTTGGGGCATATTTTGTATGAAAGCGGAGCTGATGTTACTGCTTTTGTGGGCGGAATTGTAGAGAATTACAATTCGAACCTAATCGGGAACGGAAAAACCGTAACAGTGGTAGAAGCAGATGAATTCGATCGTTCGTTTTTGCATTTACACCCTAATATTGCCTGTATTACGTCTATGGATGCTGATCATTTGGATATTTACGGAACCAGTGAAGCAATCGAAGCTTCGTTTGTAGAATTTGCTTCGAAAGTAGAAGATAAAAATAAGTTGTTTATAACAAAAGAGTTGCCGCTTAAAGGTGTGCAATGTGCTATAAATGAAGATGCTGTATATAAAGCTTTTAATGTTCGTATAGAAGACGGAAGCTATGTTTTTGATGTGCAGACGCCATCAGAAATTATGAAAGATTTGCATTTTGGATTGCCTGGAAAACACAATTTAATGAATGGATTGATGGCTATTGCAATGGCTAAGACTTTTGGCACCCCGACCGACTTGATTGCAAAAGCCATTGCTTCGTTCAACGGGATCAGAAGACGTTTTTCATACCAGATTAAATCGGAAAAATTAGTTTATATAGATGATTATGCACATCATCCAACAGAAATAAATGCTGTACATCAAGCGGTTAGAGAGTTGTATCCGGATCGTAAAGTTTTAGCGATTTTTCAGCCTCATTTATTTAGCAGAACAAGAGATTTTGCTGATGGATTTGCTGAAAGTTTATCGCAGTTTGATGAAGTGTTTTTAATGGATATTTACCCTGCACGTGAATTGCCGATGGAAGGGATTACATCGCAATGGCTGTTAGGAAAAATGACGAATTCGAACAAAAAAATTGTTGCAAAAAGTGATTTATTAGCGGAGATCAAAGCCAGTGATGCGCCAATAATTGTAACAATAGGAGCTGGTGATATTGGAGAAATGGTTCCGTCAATTAAAAAAATGCTAAATGAAAATATTTAA
- a CDS encoding cell division protein FtsQ/DivIB → MKIFNWTNIRLILILGLVLFLYSFAQHRNGDRKLKKSMVVFVGENTLFVKPETVNKLLIENKRDASSIRKDELDLNKIEKTLDTQEMIEKSDVFVSIDGVLKAVVKQRTPIARVYDGDASFYIDYEGNKMPLSDNYTARVPLVSGAINKKNNEDLATLFRTIYDDAFLRKNIIAIQIMPNGSLKMFNRNYNYFIDFGRTMNVDKKFNNYKAFFQKAVLDSSLYKYSKIDLRFTEQVVCTK, encoded by the coding sequence ATGAAAATATTTAATTGGACAAATATTCGATTAATTCTCATTTTAGGGCTTGTTTTGTTTTTATATTCTTTTGCTCAACATCGAAATGGGGATCGAAAATTAAAAAAATCGATGGTAGTTTTTGTAGGAGAAAATACGCTTTTTGTGAAGCCGGAAACGGTTAATAAATTGTTGATAGAAAATAAAAGAGACGCTTCCAGTATCCGAAAAGATGAACTAGATTTGAATAAGATTGAGAAAACCCTTGATACGCAAGAGATGATTGAGAAGTCAGACGTTTTTGTAAGTATCGATGGGGTTCTAAAAGCAGTAGTAAAACAGAGGACACCAATAGCAAGAGTTTATGATGGTGACGCTTCTTTTTATATTGACTATGAGGGTAATAAAATGCCTTTATCAGACAATTATACTGCTCGGGTTCCACTTGTTTCTGGGGCAATAAATAAAAAAAATAACGAAGATTTAGCTACTTTATTTCGCACAATTTATGACGATGCGTTTTTGAGAAAAAACATCATTGCAATTCAAATTATGCCGAATGGTAGCCTAAAAATGTTTAATAGAAATTATAATTACTTCATCGATTTTGGCAGAACGATGAATGTTGATAAGAAATTTAATAACTATAAAGCCTTTTTTCAAAAAGCGGTTTTAGATAGTTCGTTATATAAATACAGTAAGATTGACCTTAGGTTTACGGAACAAGTAGTTTGCACAAAATAA